In Centroberyx gerrardi isolate f3 chromosome 20, fCenGer3.hap1.cur.20231027, whole genome shotgun sequence, a genomic segment contains:
- the mrpl38 gene encoding large ribosomal subunit protein mL38, translated as MALRMVCTAALKTGTDLGVNNARTFGTTAFLCRWTPPLGPMPNEDIDHENLESLEKYRSYTRYFRQAEEAKNKAVWWNTYRKHVEKRDPEHGAERVDIGLPHCRPYRIKEARERKQVVKENKKNVELERASRLRTFKIPLDRVQETWEKSSGPFHVQRLADHYGVFRDLFPMAYFLPHVSLRVSYGQDNSGQVHYGNRLTPTEAASGPQVSFEAEEGSLWTLLLTCPDEHLLDSEGEYVHWLVGNIPGGAVQSGDELCHYLAPFPAKGTGFHRYIYVLFKQDGPIDFQGDVRQSPCHSLVDRTFKTVDFYRKHQDNMTPVGLAFFQCQWDESVTNTFHNTLDMKEPVFEFVWPPVYHPPQVKYPHGQPLRYLDRYRDGKEHTYGIY; from the exons CATTCTTGTGCCGATGGACCCCTCCATTGGGTCCAATGCCAAATGAGGATATTGACCATGAAAACCTGGAATCGTTAGAGAAGTATCGCAGCTACACTCGTTActtcagacaggcagaggaggcAAAGAACAAGGCGGTCTGGTGGAACACCTACAGAAAGCACGTGGAGAAAAGAGACCCTGAGCATG GTGCAGAGCGGGTGGACATCGGACTGCCACACTGCCGACCCTACAggatcaaagaggcaagggagaGGAAGCAGGTGGTGAAGGAGAACAAGAAGAACGTGGAGCTGGAGAGGGCGTCCCGTTTGCGCACAT TCAAGATCCCTCTGGATCGAGTGCAGGAAACCTGGGAGAAGAGCAGCGGTCCATTTCATGTACAGAGACTGGCAGACCACTACGGAGTCTTCAGAGACCTCTTCCCCATGGCCTATTTTCTACCTCACGTCTCACTCCGGGTCAGCTATGGCCAGGACAACAGCGGCCAAGTGCATTATGGGAATCGGCTGACACCTACTGAA GCAGCATCTGGTCCTCAGGTCAGCTTTGAGGCAGAGGAGGGCTCTCTGTGGACGCTGCTGCTCACCTGTCCAG atGAGCATCTCCTTGACAGTGAGGGGGAGTATGTGCACTGGCTAGT GGGGAACATACCGGGGGGCGCGGTGCAGTCCGGGGACGAGTTGTGTCACTACCTGGCTCCCTTCCCTGCCAAAGGAACAGGCTTCCACCGCTACATTTACGTCCTCTTCAAGCAGGACGGACCCATCGACTTCCAAGGAGACGTCAGGCAGTCTCCGTG CCACTCTCTGGTGGATCGTACATTTAAGACGGTGGATTTCTACAGGAAGCACCAGGACAACATGACACCGGTAGGCCTGGCTTTCTTCCAGTGCCAGTGGGATGAATCCGTCACCAACACCTTTCACAACACACTCG ACATGAAGGAGCCGGTGTTCGAGTTTGTTTGGCCTCCAGTCTACCACCCTCCACAGGTCAAGTACCCACATGGACAGCCTCTACGCTACCTGGACAGATACAGAGATGGAAAGGAGCATACCTATGGAATATATTGA
- the fdxr gene encoding NADPH:adrenodoxin oxidoreductase, mitochondrial has product MNAHKVIFCKTNTLKSLWTSGRRSWINRLHDGVCGRVQASFSSCSPKVCIVGGGPAGFYTAQHLIKARQDLEVDIYERLPVPFGLVRFGVAPDHPEVKNVINTFTQTAQHSRCCFYGNVNVGQDLSVEELRRAYHAVVLSYGAEGNRSMGVPGEHLAGVHSAKDFVAWYNGVPSNRELNPDLSNETAVVLGQGNVALDVARILLSPIDTLKKTDITQPALEALAESQVRRVLIVGRRGPMQVACTIKEVREMVNLPGTRPEMVAAEFEGVAEALKELPRPRKRLTELMVKAALEIPGEKERARRSEVSRSWGFRFFRSPVEVLAAPDLTRVAGIRLAINRLEGSGEGARAVPTGEVEDVTCGLVISSIGYKSLPIDPSVPFDSRRAIVPNTMGRVQQATGLYCSGWLKTGPTGVIATTMNNSFDTARTLLEDIDSGTLDVSATKPGSQGVSALLEERGVKPVTFSDWEKIDKEETRRGEAMGKPREKLLVVEEMLQVAWT; this is encoded by the exons ATGAACGCCCATAAAGTGATATTTTGCAAGACTAATACGCTGAAGTCGTTGTGGACCTCAGGAAGAAGAAGCTGGATAAACCGACTTCACGATG GTGTTTGTGGGCGTGTGCAGGcttctttttcctcctgcaGCCCAAAGGTGTGTATTGTTGGAGGTGGTCCAGCAGGTTTCTACACGGCCCAGCATCTGATCAAG GCCCGTCAAGATTTGGAAGTGGACATTTATGAGCGGTTGCCTGTCCCCTTCGGCCTGGTCAGGTTCGGGGTGGCCCCTGACCATCCTGAAGTCAAG AACGTCATCAACACCTTTACGCAGACAGCCCAACATTCGCGTTGTTGTTTCTATGGCAATGTAAACGTGGGACAGGACCTGAGTGTAGAGGAGCTGCGGCGAGCCTACCATGCAGTCGTACTG AGTTACGGAGCAGAAGGGAACAGGAGTATGGGGGTGCCAGGGGAACACTTGGCCGGTGTGCACTCGGCCAAAGACTTCGTGGCCTGGTACAACGGAGTGCCCAGTAACAGAGAG tTGAACCCGGACCTGAGCAACGAAACAGCGGTGGTTTTAGGACAGGGAAATGTGGCTTTGGATGTAGCAAGAATACTGCTATCTCCCATTGACACTTTAAAG AAGACTGACATCACCCAGCCAGCCCTGGAGGCCCTGGCAGAGAGCCAGGTGCGCAGGGTGCTGATCGTGGGCCGGAGAGGACCTATGCAAGTCGCTTGCACAATCAAG gaggttagagaaatggtgaACCTGCCAGGCACCAGACCTGAAATGGTGGCGGCTGAGTTTGAGGGTGTTGCAGAGGCTCTGAAAG AGCTGCCGAGGCCCAGGAAGCGTCTGACGGAGCTGATGGTGAAGGCCGCCCTGGAGATCCCCGGAGAGAAGGAGCGCGCGAGACGGAGCGAGGTCTCCCGCAGCTGGGGGTTCCGCTTCTTCCGGAGCCCCGTCGAGGTCCTGGCCGCCCCCGACCTCACCAGAGTTGCTGGCATCCGACTGGCGATCAACAGGCTGGAG GGGTCAGGTGAGGGGGCCCGGGCAGTCCCcacaggagaggtggaggatgtGACCTGCGGCCTGGTCATCAGCAGTATCGGCTACAAGAGCCTCCCCATTGACCCGTCGGTGCCGTTTGACTCCCGCAGAGCCATCGTCCCAAACACCATGGGCCGTGTGCAGCAGGCTACAG gtCTATATTGTAGTGGCTGGTTGAAGACAGGCCCCACCGGGGTGATAGCCACCACTATGAACAACAGTTTTGACACTGCACGCACCCTACTGGAGGACATCGACTCGGGAACCTTGGATGTGTCTGCCACCAAGCCTGGCTCACAGGGAGTCAGTGctctgctggaggagagag GAGTGAAACCTGTGACTTTCTCAGACTGGGAGAAGATAGACAAAGAGGAGACCAGGAGGGGCGAGGCCATGGGAAAACCCCGAGAAAAACTGCTGGTTGTGGAGGAAATGCTGCAGGTGGCTTGGACATGA
- the LOC139918504 gene encoding uncharacterized protein LOC139918504 → MRGHWWSCLLGLLCMPAGALLDPWTVSQNPPAISLMRVNSSAEILCSTSLSNPMGLYLLGYFQGDRSVVYVSLAEGRVTKRTVHSGFTGRVDVVPDPGTGPGCGFTLRLSLLGLEDTDVYYCKWSYFNTHTLTPESLESNGTVVIVRERDPQEQCDGHAMDLIFIVLSVTAFIVMLFLFTGAVILRCTRFKKHYRPARAIARSRPCRHQHVFPQHRGQQLPYSSRSADSLDFRGIL, encoded by the exons ATGAGAGGTCACTGGTGGAGCTGTCTGTTGGGATTACTGTGCATGCCTGCTGGGGCGCTGCTCGACCCCTGGacag TTTCTCAAAACCCGCCTGCCATCTCCCTGATGAGAGTCAACTCGTCCGCTGAGATCCTGTGCTCCACATCGCTGTCCAACCCGATGGGGCTCTACCTGCTGGGCTATTTCCAAGGCGACAGAAGCGTCGTGTACGTGTCCTTGGCGGAGGGCCGAGTCACCAAGAGGACCGTCCACTCGGGCTTCACAGGCCGAGTCGACGTGGTTCCAGACCCAGGGACCGGGCCGGGCTGCGGGTTCACCCTGCGGCTGTCTCTCTTGGGGCTGGAGGACACGGACGTGTACTACTGCAAGTGGAGTTACTTCAATACGCACACGTTGACGCCAGAAAGCCTTGAGAGCAATGGCACCGTGGTAATTGTCAGAG AGAGGGATCCTCAGGAACAATGTGACGGCCATGCTATGGATCTCATCTTCATTGTCCTGAGCGTGACGGCGTTCATTGTCATGTTGTTCCTCTTCACTGGAGCAGTGATATTGAGATGCACAAGA TTCAAAAAGCACTACAGACCCGCAAGAGCCATAGCAAGATCCAGGCCTTGCAGGCATCAGCATGTCTTCCCGCAGCATAGAGGTCAACAGCTGCCCTACTCCAGCAGATCTGCAGACAGCCTTGACTTCAGGGGCATTCTGTAA
- the narf gene encoding nuclear prelamin A recognition factor, whose product MSEVNIAKRKEKCENCTKQCNKKQSDEGLSSQQEKDEANGEVNEGSQLLLSACLSCEGCVSEEEGLKISQQSLEEVDRVLALNKKCDASKHKVLVVSVCPQSLPFFAVKFGLDIAEAAHKLCGFLKSLGVQYVFDSTLAAGFSILESQKEFVQRYRRRHHDSHALPMFTSSCPGWIRYAERVLGSLVTPHICTARSPQQIMGCLVKDYFSKQQKLSPEKLYHVVVAPCFDKKLEAVREEFYSSLLESRDVDCVLTSGEIYYMMERRQVSVGELDSVPLDHVLGEAGDVGLVRHEGRGSEGFLEHVFKHAAKELFGLDVHEITYKTLRNRDFQEVTLERDGETLLQFAAVYGFRNIQTLVHRMRKGRVPYQLVEVLSCPGGCLSGRGQAESELAGRADKTLVQQMEEAYSCLPLRLPELNPALHTLYQDWLQGQDSPQAGALLHTQYRHQSQIHTQPPHIQW is encoded by the exons ATGTCGGAGGTCAACATAGCGAAGCGCAAGGAGAAGTGCGAGAATTGCACCAAACAG TGCAACAAGAAGCAGAGTGATGAAGGCCTCAGCTCCCAGCAGGAGAAAGATGAAGCCAACGGAGAG GTGAATGAAGGATCCCAGTTGTTGCTGAGTGCCTGTCTGTCCTGCGAGGGCTGTGTGTCGGAGGAGGAGGGCCTGAAAATCTCTCAGCAGAGCCTGGAGGAAGTGGACCGGGTTCTGGCCCTCAATAAG AAGTGTGACGCGTCCAAACACAAGGTGCTGGTGGTGTCGGTGTGTCCACAGTCCCTGCCTTTCTTCGCCGTCAAGTTCGGCCTGGACATTGCTGAGGCCGCCCACAAACTGTGCGGCTTCCTCAAGAGCCTGG GAGTGCAGTATGTGTTCGATTCCACTCTGGCGGCAGGCTTCAGCATCTTGGAGAGCCAGAAGGAGTTTGTCCAGAGGTACCGTAGGAGGCACCATGACTCCCACGCTTTGCCCATGTTCACCTCCTCCTGCCCAG ggtgGATCCGGTATGCGGAGCGGGTCCTGGGCAGCCTGGTCACCCCTCACATCTGCACGGCCAGGTCTCCCCAGCAGATCATGGGCTGTCTGGTCAAAGACTACTTCTCCAAGCAGCAG AAGCTGAGTCCAGAAAAGCTGTACCATGTGGTGGTGGCTCCCTGCTTTGATAAGAAGCTGGAGGCGGTCAGAGAGGAGTTCTACAGCAGCCTGCTGGAGAGCAGGGATGTGGACTGTGTCCTCACCTCAG GGGAGATCTATTACATGATGGAGCGGAGGCAGGTGTCAGTGGGGGAGCTGGACTCGGTTCCACTAGACCATGT GCTGGGAGAGGCTGGAGATGTGGGCCTGGTGAGACATGAGGGCCGCGGCTCCGAAGGCTTCCTGGAGCACGTGTTCAAACACGCCGCCAAAGAGCTCTTCGGTCTGGACGTCCACGAGATCACATACAAGACCCTCAG GAACCGTGACTTCCAGGAAGTGACTCTGGAGCGGGACGGGGAGACGCTGCTGCAGTTTGCCGCCGTCTACGGCTTCAGGAACATCCAGACGCTGGTGCACCGCATGAGGAAAGGCCGCGTGCCTTACCAGCTGGTGGAGGTGCTGTCCTGCCCCGGAG GGTGCCTGAGCGGCCGCGGTCAGGCAGAGAGCGAGCTGGCGGGCCGGGCGGATAAAACCCTGGTCCAGCAGATGGAGGAGGCCTACAGCTGCCTGCCGCTCCGCCTCCCGGAGCTCAACCCCGCCCTGCACACCCTCTACCAAGACTGGCTGCAGGGCCAGGACTCCCCGCAGGCCGGCGCGCTCCTACACACCCAGTACCGGCACCAGAGTCAGATACACACGCAGCCCCCGCACATCCAGTGGTGA